A single window of Ailuropoda melanoleuca isolate Jingjing unplaced genomic scaffold, ASM200744v2 unplaced-scaffold72540, whole genome shotgun sequence DNA harbors:
- the SLC32A1 gene encoding vesicular inhibitory amino acid transporter: PGSCYLSAPQGMFVLGLPYAILHGGYLGLFLIIFAAVVCCYTGKILIACLYEENEDGEVVRVRDSYVAIANACCAPRFPTLGGRVVNVAQIIELVMTCILYVVVSGNLMYNSFPGLPVSQKSWSIIATAVLLPCAFLKNLKAVSKFSLLCTLAHFVINILVIAYCLSRARDWAWEKVKFYIDVKKFPISIGIIVFSYTSQIFLPSLEGNMQQPSEFHCMMNWTHIAACVLKGLFALVAYLTWADETKEVITDNLPGSIRAVVNIFLVAKALLSYPLPFFAAVEVLEKSLFQEGSRAFFPACYGGDGRLKSWGLTLRCALVVFTLLMAIYVPHFALLMGLTGSLTGAGLCFLLPSLFHLRLLWRKLLWHQVFFDVAIFVIGGICSVSGFVHSLEGLIEAYRTNAED, encoded by the coding sequence CGCCCGGGTCTTGTTACCTTTCCGCTCCGCAGGGCATGTTCGTGCTGGGCCTGCCCTACGCCATCCTGCACGGCGGCTACCTGGGGTTGTTTCTCATCATCTTCGCCGCCGTGGTGTGCTGCTACACCGGCAAGATCCTCATCGCCTGCCTGTACGAGGAGAACGAGGACGGCGAGGTGGTGCGGGTGCGGGACTCGTATGTAGCCATAGCCAACGCGTGCTGCGCCCCGCGCTTCCCCACGCTGGGAGGCCGCGTGGTGAACGTAGCGCAGATCATCGAGCTGGTGATGACTTGCATCCTGTACGTGGTGGTCAGCGGCAACCTCATGTACAACAGCTTCCCGGGGCTGCCCGTGTCGCAGAAATCCTGGTCCATTATCGCCACCGCCGTGCTGCTGCCCTGCGCCTTCCTTAAGAACCTCAAGGCGGTGTCCAAGTTCAGCCTGCTGTGCACTTTGGCTCACTTCGTCATCAACATCCTGGTCATCGCCTACTGCCTCTCGCGGGCACGCGACTGGGCCTGGGAGAAGGTCAAGTTCTATATCGATGTCAAGAAGTTCCCCATCTCCATTGGCATCATCGTGTTCAGCTACACGTCCCAGATCTTCCTGCCTTCGCTGGAGGGCAACATGCAGCAGCCCAGCGAGTTCCACTGCATGATGAACTGGACGCACATCGCCGCCTGCGTGCTCAAAGGCCTCTTCGCGCTGGTCGCCTACCTCACCTGGGCCGACGAGACCAAGGAGGTCATCACGGATAACCTGCCTGGTTCCATCCGTGCTGTGGTAAACATCTTCCTGGTGGCCAAAGCGCTGTTGTCCTACCCGCTGCCCTTCTTCGCTGCTGTGGAGGTGCTGGAGAAGTCGCTCTTCCAGGAAGGCAGCCGCGCCTTCTTCCCCGCCTGCTACGGCGGCGACGGGCGCCTCAAATCGTGGGGGCTGACGCTGCGCTGCGCGCTCGTCGTCTTCACACTGCTCATGGCCATCTACGTGCCGCACTTCGCGCTGCTCATGGGCCTCACCGGCAGCCTCACGGGCGCCGgcctctgcttcctgctgcctAGCCTCTTCCACCTGCGTCTGCTCTGGCGCAAGCTGCTGTGGCACCAAGTCTTCTTCGACGTCGCCATCTTCGTCATCGGGGGCATCTGCAGTGTGTCCGGCTTCGTGCACTCGCTGGAGGGCCTCATCGAGGCCTACCGAACCAACGCGGAGGACTAG